One genomic region from Quercus robur chromosome 4, dhQueRobu3.1, whole genome shotgun sequence encodes:
- the LOC126722995 gene encoding scarecrow-like protein 6 isoform X2, with protein sequence MEDWEGVLSESSSGQEKSIMGLIMGDIEDPSLGLNKLLCQDNDIEFNSGFGIIDQAAAFGCLGMSNNLLPSIDPSADFPFNGGGTNATRIGSVSTPNHNPMFSVATSNNLLPVSLSHLPAMFHHQQQQQVQTIEDVDEKPQILNPPMIQQNQAQFAQNQALFMPLTYAQLQERHLVSPPLAKRHNLGGIEPNYQVPKLPFSEPGQELLRRQLQQQQNQLQTLPQHIQQRPMMVSKQKVVCNELASQQQQHSQQLLFDQVYQLAELIETGNNPVRAQGILARLNHQLSPIGKPFQRAAFYFKEALQLLLHNTNNTNCNASLSLSSPPPPNSLIFKIGAYKSFSEVSPVLQFANFTCNQALLEALDGFDTIRIIDFDIGFGGQWASLMQELALKQGNGPALKITAFVSPSTHDELELGFTQENLKHFATEINLAFEFQFLSLESLNSGSWPLPLHVSESEAIAVNLPIGSFSNYPLSLPLVLGFVKQLSPKIVVSLDRGYDQTDVPFPDHIIHAVQSYSGLLESLDAVNVNLDALQKIERYLLQPGIEKTVLGRRSPDKMPPWRSLFLSSGFSPLTFSNFTESQAECLLQRTPVQGFHVEKKQTSLCLCWQRRELISASVWRC encoded by the coding sequence ATGGAAGATTGGGAAGGTGTGTTGTCTGAGTCCTCATCAGGTCAAGAAAAGTCTattatgggattgattatgggGGACATTGAAGACCCATCTCTGGGTCTCAACAAGCTCTTGTGTCAAGACAATGACATTGAATTCAACTCAGGTTTTGGTATCATAGATCAAGCTGCTGCCTTTGGCTGTCTTGGAATGTCCAACAATTTGTTGCCTAGCATTGACCCTTCTGCTGATTTTCCATTCAATGGTGGTGGCACCAATGCAACCAGGATTGGCTCAGTTTCGACCCCAAATCACAACCCCATGTTCTCTGTTGCAACAAGTAATAATCTTTTGCCGgtctctctatctcatttacCAGCCATGtttcatcatcaacaacaacagcagGTGCAAACAATTGAAGATGTAGATGAGAAGCCACAGATTTTGAATCCACCGATGATACAACAGAATCAAGCTCAGTTTGCTCAAAACCAGGCTTTGTTTATGCCTTTAACATATGCCCAATTGCAAGAGCGTCACCTTGTTTCACCACCACTGGCGAAAAGGCATAATCTTGGGGGTATTGAGCCTAATTATCAGGTACCCAAGTTGCCATTTTCGGAACCGGGGCAAGAGCTTCTTCGAAGGCAGCTACAACAACAGCAAAATCAGCTTCAGACGCTTCCTCAACATATCCAGCAGAGGCCAATGATGGTTTCAAAGCAGAAAGTGGTGTGCAATGAATTGGCAAGCCAACAGCAACAGCATTCACAGCAATTATTATTTGATCAGGTATACCAGTTAGCAGAGCTGATAGAAACTGGGAATAATCCGGTACGTGCGCAAGGGATATTGGCGCGGCTCAATCACCAGCTCTCTCCAATTGGTAAGCCTTTTCAAAGGGCTGCTTTCTATTTCAAGGAGGCCTTGCAATTGCTCCTTCATAATACTAATAATACTAATTGTAATGCTTCTTTGAGTTtgtcatcaccaccaccacccaataGTCTTATTTTCAAGATTGGTGCATACAAATCATTCTCAGAAGTCTCTCCTGTACTTCAGTTTGCCAATTTTACTTGTAACCAAGCTCTTCTTGAAGCCTTGgatggctttgataccattcgcattattgattttgatattgGGTTTGGTGGGCAGTGGGCTTCTCTTATGCAAGAGCTTGCCTTGAAGCAAGGCAATGGTCCAGCTCTTAAAATCACTGCATTTGTATCCCCATCCACACACGATGAACTTGAGCTCGGTTTCACTCAAGAAAACTTGAAACATTTTGCGACTGAGATAAATCTTGCATttgagtttcaatttttaagcCTTGAGTCCTTGAACTCTGGTTCTTGGCCACTGCCCCTTCATGTATCGGAAAGTGAGGCAATTGCAGTGAATCTGCCAATTGGTTCCTTTTCCAACTACCCTTTATCCCTTCCTTTGGTTCTTGGCTTCGTGAAGCAGCTCTCACCGAAAATTGTGGTCTCTTTGGATAGAGGTTATGATCAAACCGATGTCCCATTTCCCGACCACATAATTCATGCTGTTCAATCTTATTCGGGTCTGCTTGAATCGTTGGATGCTGTTAATGTCAATCTAGATGCCTTGCAAAAGATTGAGAGGTATTTGCTGCAACCGGGAATTGAGAAAACTGTGTTGGGTCGCCGCTCACCTGATAAAATGCCTCCATGGAGGAGTCTATTTTTGTCATCTGGATTCTCCCCATTGACATTCAGCAACTTCACTGAGTCCCAAGCAGAGTGTCTGCTTCAGAGGACTCCAGTTCAGGGATTCCATGTCGAGAAGAAGCAAACTTCACTTTGTCTCTGTTGGCAGCGAAGGGAGCTTATCTCAGCTTCAGTTTGGAGGTGCTGA